GATCCGTTCGACGAAGAACTCGACGTTGCCGCGCGGTGCGGTCGGCGCCTGCCAGCGCGCGGTGCGCCGGGCGATCTCGGCGATCGCCTGCGCCGACGGGCTGGACGGGTAGGCCTTGACCACCGGCTGCTGGCGCTGCACCGCCAGGCGCAGCCAGTCGTCCTGCGGCACGCAGCCCAGGTAGTTCAGCGACACGTCGCCGAGGAACTTCTCGCAGACCCGGCTCAGCTTGTCGTACAGCAGGCGGCCTTCGTTGAGGTCGCGGACCATGTTGGCGACGATCTGCACCCGGTCCACGCCGCGTTCGCGCGACAGCACCTTGATCAGCGCGTAGGCGTCGGTGATCGAGGCCGGCTCGTCGCAGACCACCACCACCGCGTCCTGCGCGGCCTGGCAGAAGGTCAGCACGCTGTCGGTGATGCCGGCGGCGGTGTCGATGACCATCACGTCCAGCTCGCGCTGCAGCTCGGAGAACACGTTGACCAGGCCGACGTGCTGGGCCGGCGGCAGCTCGGCCATGTGCCGGCGGCCGGAGGCGGCGGGCACCACCATCAGGCCGTTGGGCATGTCGATGATCACCTCTTCCAGCGTGCAGCGGCCGGCTACCAGGTCGCCAAGGGTGAACTTGGGGGTCAGCCCGAGCACCACGTCGACGTTAGCCAGGCCCAGGTCGGCGTCCAGCAGCAG
This sequence is a window from Xanthomonas sp. CFBP 8443. Protein-coding genes within it:
- a CDS encoding P-loop NTPase, encoding MPSRDYANLTNAFPLSATRSEPLGPVRTIAVTGGKGGVGKTNISVNLSMALADMGKRTLLLDADLGLANVDVVLGLTPKFTLGDLVAGRCTLEEVIIDMPNGLMVVPAASGRRHMAELPPAQHVGLVNVFSELQRELDVMVIDTAAGITDSVLTFCQAAQDAVVVVCDEPASITDAYALIKVLSRERGVDRVQIVANMVRDLNEGRLLYDKLSRVCEKFLGDVSLNYLGCVPQDDWLRLAVQRQQPVVKAYPSSPSAQAIAEIARRTARWQAPTAPRGNVEFFVERIIQRGVAA